A single region of the Onychomys torridus chromosome 11, mOncTor1.1, whole genome shotgun sequence genome encodes:
- the Vamp4 gene encoding vesicle-associated membrane protein 4 isoform X2, which produces MPPKFKRHLNDDDVTGSVKSERRNLLEDDSDEEEDFFLRGPSGPRFGPRNDKIKHVQNQVDEVIDVMQENITKVIERGERLDELQDKSESLSDNATAFSNRSKQLRRQMWWRGCKIKAIMALAAAILLLMIITQIILHLKK; this is translated from the exons ATGCCTCCCAAGTTCAAGCGCCACCTAAATGATGATGATGTCACTGGGTCTGTGAAAAGTGAAAGG AGAAATCTCTTGGAAGATGATTCGGATGAAGAAGAGGACTTTTTTct ACGGGGACCATCTGGACCAAGATTTGGACCTAGAAATGATAAGATTAAGCA TGTTCAGAATCAGGTGGATGAAGTTATTGATGTAATGCAAGAAAACATCACAAAAGTCattgaaagaggagaaagactaGATGAGCTGCAGGACAAATCAG AAAGCTTATCGGATAATGCAACTGCTTTCAGCAACAGATCCAAACAACTCCGAAGGCAAATGTGGTGGCGTGGATGCAAA ATAAAAGCCATCATGGCTTTGGCTGCAGCTATCCTTTTGCTAATGATTATCA CTCAGATCATCCTGCACTTGAAAAAATGA
- the Vamp4 gene encoding vesicle-associated membrane protein 4 isoform X1 — protein MPPKFKRHLNDDDVTGSVKSERRNLLEDDSDEEEDFFLRGPSGPRFGPRNDKIKHVQNQVDEVIDVMQENITKVIERGERLDELQDKSESLSDNATAFSNRSKQLRRQMWWRGCKIKAIMALAAAILLLMIIILIVVKNRT, from the exons ATGCCTCCCAAGTTCAAGCGCCACCTAAATGATGATGATGTCACTGGGTCTGTGAAAAGTGAAAGG AGAAATCTCTTGGAAGATGATTCGGATGAAGAAGAGGACTTTTTTct ACGGGGACCATCTGGACCAAGATTTGGACCTAGAAATGATAAGATTAAGCA TGTTCAGAATCAGGTGGATGAAGTTATTGATGTAATGCAAGAAAACATCACAAAAGTCattgaaagaggagaaagactaGATGAGCTGCAGGACAAATCAG AAAGCTTATCGGATAATGCAACTGCTTTCAGCAACAGATCCAAACAACTCCGAAGGCAAATGTGGTGGCGTGGATGCAAA ATAAAAGCCATCATGGCTTTGGCTGCAGCTATCCTTTTGCTAATGATTATCA TTCTTATAGTTGTGAAAAACCGTACTTGA